A genomic stretch from Acetobacter ascendens includes:
- the tsaB gene encoding tRNA (adenosine(37)-N6)-threonylcarbamoyltransferase complex dimerization subunit type 1 TsaB, giving the protein MMVQRILILDGSPAGESACGMAACVLAEGDKLSVLDAEVVAGKQAAEGINLLADRVLQKAGWGAGTGIQPDLVAVVVGPGSFTGLRASCAVAAGFALGAGSPLVGVTRAEALAPALDKELQHHPELEGWLVVTPARRGRVFVEDAQHVRAAMIANWQPPEGSWLVAGDAREALSFAHAVHCPLHMPTPEQIAAAALKRQMGKLSPRDPVPLYVDPPEAKLPADGLRAQPV; this is encoded by the coding sequence ATGATGGTGCAGCGTATTCTGATTTTGGATGGTAGCCCGGCAGGAGAATCTGCTTGCGGGATGGCTGCATGTGTTCTGGCCGAAGGTGATAAACTTTCCGTGCTGGATGCTGAGGTCGTGGCTGGTAAGCAGGCAGCAGAAGGCATTAACCTTCTTGCTGATAGGGTTTTACAAAAAGCCGGATGGGGCGCAGGAACCGGCATACAGCCAGATCTTGTTGCCGTGGTTGTTGGTCCGGGGTCTTTTACTGGCCTGCGTGCATCTTGCGCTGTGGCTGCCGGGTTTGCTCTGGGGGCTGGCAGCCCATTGGTAGGCGTAACACGAGCAGAAGCTCTGGCACCTGCTTTGGATAAAGAATTGCAGCACCATCCAGAGTTAGAAGGGTGGCTAGTGGTTACACCGGCGCGTCGGGGCCGAGTATTTGTTGAAGATGCTCAACACGTCCGTGCAGCCATGATAGCCAATTGGCAGCCACCAGAAGGAAGTTGGTTGGTGGCGGGTGATGCTAGGGAGGCTCTTTCTTTTGCACATGCTGTTCACTGTCCATTACATATGCCAACACCAGAGCAAATTGCGGCTGCAGCGTTAAAGCGTCAAATGGGAAAGCTTTCTCCGCGAGATCCTGTTCCGCTGTATGTCGATCCGCCAGAAGCCAAATTACCGGCAGATGGTTTGCGGGCTCAACCTGTTTGA